The DNA sequence CGGTTCGAGTCCGGTCACCCGCTCCAACGCACTTCTCGGCCGTCGAACGTGGGCGGCCGTTGTCGTGTCTAGGAAAGGTTCGTGTCAGACCGTCGGGCTAGGTTGGTCTCGAAAGACGCTGGCCCCCCGACTCCCGCTCCTCGCCGAGAACCGGCTGGGGGAGATCGCTCATGAGTTGGAACTGGCGAAATCGCAAGGCGCGCCTGCTTCTGGGAGTAGCGCTCGTCGCGTGCGTATTCGCGCTGGCGCACCCGCTGCTCGCGCACGCAGGCTACCCGCTTGCGAGGCAGGGAGGCGTGGCGCTGGGCTTCGGCGCGAGGTACACATCGGCCGACGCCACGGCGAGCACCACGCACCACGGCACCGACATCACCGCCGAGGCTGGCGCGCGCGTGCTCGCGCCATTCGCCGGCATGGTGACGTTCTCGGGACGAGTGCCAGGCGTCGGTGGCGCCACGGTGCGCGCGGTGACGATTTCGACGTCGAGCGGCACGGTGACGCTGCTGCCACTGGAGAGCTCCGCTGTGGCGAAGGGGGATTCG is a window from the Coriobacteriia bacterium genome containing:
- a CDS encoding M23 family metallopeptidase yields the protein MSWNWRNRKARLLLGVALVACVFALAHPLLAHAGYPLARQGGVALGFGARYTSADATASTTHHGTDITAEAGARVLAPFAGMVTFSGRVPGVGGATVRAVTISTSSGTVTLLPLESSAVAKGDSLAEGDVVGTLASNGDGSSAGTHLHVGIKRGDLYVDPMSLLSLP